From the Clavibacter phaseoli genome, one window contains:
- a CDS encoding glycoside hydrolase family 78 protein, translated as MAHIDGPIRIEHLRDPLGIGTAAPRLSWRTAASDDWRQTAYEVELRRGSDEPLTALVRSVDQVLVPWPFPPLASRDRVALRIRLHGEDGTTGEWSAPTALETGLLQPSDWSAAPVGGSWPEEAGTDRRPSRVRRRFRADAPIASARLHATAHGVFEAEINGARVGDDVLAPGWTSYASRLRYRTYDVTALLTEGDNVIGAWLGDGWYRGRLGFNGGYHDLYGTDLSFIGQLEITLTDGTVQRIATDASWEASPSPITFSGLYDGERYDQRLDDPAWTTPASDGGEWTPVAVGARDPGTLVATEQPPVRRTEELTPVDIRRTGSGALLLDFGQNLVGRLRITVDGPAGHVVTLRHAEVIQDGELYRRTLRIAAAEDTITLAGTGPVTWEPRFTIHGFRYAEITGAPDGFDASTVTALVCHTDMERTGWFASSDADLDRLHDNVLWSTRGNFVDIPTDCPQRDERLGWTGDIQVFAPTASFLYDCSGMLGSWLQDLAIEQLPDGTVPWFIPRIPGGPSWEPIEPGAVWGDAAVLTPWVLYERFGDAGVLAKQYPSAKAWVDLIVSLAGPDRLWDEGFQLGDWLDPAAPPEDPADASTDRYLVATAYLAQSTLHLARTAEVLGLDDDAAHYARVAGEVREAFRRAYVLPDGEMTSDAQTAYSLAIEFGLVTGDDAERAGDRLAELVRDAGNRIATGFAGTPLVTGALTSTGHTDTAYDLLLERSCPSWLYTVGMGGTTIWERWDSMLPDGTVNPGEMTSFNHYALGAVADWMHGTIAGLAPAEPGWRRVRFAPRPGGGLTHASARHLSPYGSTSSSWRIVGTTMHLTVTLPVGTSGDVLLPDGSTYVVGQGEHAFTAAVAEVLVTA; from the coding sequence ATGGCGCACATCGACGGCCCCATCCGCATCGAGCACCTCCGCGATCCGCTCGGCATCGGCACCGCCGCACCCCGGCTGAGCTGGCGCACCGCCGCGTCCGACGACTGGCGACAGACCGCGTACGAGGTCGAGCTCCGCCGCGGCTCCGACGAGCCCCTCACCGCGCTCGTCCGCTCGGTCGACCAGGTCCTCGTACCCTGGCCCTTCCCGCCGCTCGCCAGCCGTGATCGGGTCGCGCTCCGGATCCGCCTCCACGGCGAGGACGGCACGACGGGGGAGTGGAGCGCGCCGACCGCCCTCGAGACCGGGCTCCTGCAGCCCTCCGACTGGTCCGCCGCTCCCGTCGGCGGCAGCTGGCCCGAGGAGGCCGGCACCGATCGCCGCCCGTCGCGCGTGCGACGGCGCTTCCGCGCCGACGCCCCCATCGCCTCCGCCCGCCTCCACGCGACCGCCCACGGCGTCTTCGAGGCGGAGATCAACGGCGCGCGCGTCGGCGACGACGTCCTCGCGCCCGGCTGGACCTCCTACGCATCACGTCTGCGCTACCGCACCTACGACGTCACCGCCCTCCTGACCGAGGGCGACAACGTCATCGGCGCCTGGCTCGGCGACGGCTGGTACCGAGGACGGCTCGGCTTCAACGGCGGCTACCACGACCTCTACGGCACCGACCTCTCCTTCATCGGACAGCTCGAGATCACCCTCACCGACGGCACCGTCCAGCGCATCGCGACCGACGCCTCCTGGGAGGCCAGCCCGAGCCCCATCACCTTCAGCGGCCTCTACGACGGGGAGCGCTACGACCAGCGCCTCGACGACCCCGCGTGGACGACGCCCGCATCGGATGGCGGGGAGTGGACGCCCGTCGCCGTCGGCGCGCGCGACCCCGGGACGCTCGTCGCCACGGAGCAGCCGCCGGTGCGGCGCACCGAGGAGCTCACCCCCGTCGACATCCGCCGCACCGGATCCGGCGCGCTGCTCCTCGACTTCGGCCAGAACCTCGTCGGGCGCCTCCGCATCACGGTCGACGGCCCCGCCGGGCACGTCGTCACCCTCCGTCACGCGGAGGTCATCCAGGACGGCGAGCTCTACCGACGCACGCTGCGGATCGCCGCCGCCGAGGACACCATCACCCTCGCCGGCACCGGACCGGTCACCTGGGAACCGCGGTTCACGATCCACGGCTTCCGCTACGCGGAGATCACCGGGGCGCCGGACGGGTTCGACGCCTCCACCGTGACCGCGCTCGTCTGCCACACCGACATGGAACGCACCGGCTGGTTCGCGTCCTCCGACGCGGACCTCGACCGGCTGCACGACAACGTCCTCTGGAGCACGCGCGGCAACTTCGTCGACATCCCCACCGACTGCCCCCAGCGCGACGAGCGCCTCGGCTGGACCGGCGACATCCAGGTCTTCGCCCCCACCGCCTCCTTCCTCTACGACTGCTCCGGCATGCTCGGATCCTGGCTGCAGGACCTCGCCATCGAGCAGCTCCCCGATGGCACGGTGCCGTGGTTCATCCCGCGCATCCCCGGCGGCCCGTCCTGGGAGCCCATCGAGCCGGGCGCGGTCTGGGGCGACGCCGCCGTCCTCACCCCGTGGGTCCTCTACGAGCGCTTCGGCGACGCCGGCGTCCTCGCGAAGCAGTACCCATCCGCGAAGGCGTGGGTGGACCTCATCGTCTCCCTCGCCGGCCCCGACCGGCTGTGGGACGAGGGCTTCCAGCTCGGCGACTGGCTGGATCCGGCCGCACCGCCCGAGGACCCCGCCGACGCCTCCACGGACCGGTACCTCGTCGCCACCGCCTACCTCGCCCAGTCGACGCTGCACCTCGCCCGGACCGCCGAGGTCCTCGGGCTCGACGACGACGCGGCGCACTACGCGCGCGTCGCCGGGGAGGTGCGCGAGGCCTTCCGTCGCGCCTACGTCCTGCCCGACGGGGAGATGACGAGCGACGCGCAGACCGCGTACTCGCTCGCCATCGAGTTCGGCCTGGTCACGGGAGATGACGCGGAGCGTGCAGGCGATCGACTCGCCGAGCTCGTCCGCGACGCCGGCAACCGCATCGCCACCGGCTTCGCCGGCACGCCCCTCGTGACCGGCGCCCTCACCTCGACGGGCCACACGGACACCGCGTACGACCTGCTGCTCGAGCGCTCGTGCCCGTCGTGGCTGTACACGGTCGGCATGGGAGGCACCACGATCTGGGAGCGATGGGACAGCATGCTGCCCGACGGCACCGTGAACCCCGGCGAGATGACGAGCTTCAACCACTACGCCCTCGGCGCCGTCGCCGACTGGATGCACGGCACCATCGCCGGGCTCGCCCCGGCCGAACCGGGGTGGCGGCGCGTCCGCTTCGCCCCGCGACCCGGCGGCGGGCTCACCCACGCGAGCGCGCGACACCTCTCGCCCTACGGATCGACGTCGTCCTCCTGGCGGATCGTGGGCACCACCATGCACCTCACCGTGACGCTGCCCGTCGGCACCAGCGGGGACGTGCTGCTGCCCGATGGATCGACGTACGTCGTGGGGCAGGGGGAGCACGCGTTCACCGCGGCCGTGGCGGAGGTGCTCGTCACCGCGTGA
- a CDS encoding carbohydrate ABC transporter permease, with amino-acid sequence MSPRRLVGRIVSGALVAFLLVIVVGPLIWMVLGSFKTQTEFLENPVWMLPQQWNLDNYVFAWTTGNFAQYAFNSVVTVIPSLFLVLLLGSMAGFALEVLVWKGRGAILLTFLAGIMVPTQMILLPLFAAYFRTGLTGTLWPLIITYTATSLPLTVFLMATFFRAVPREVFEAATLDGASIIRSFFLVGLPMVRNALFTVGLVQFFMLWNDLLIALTFTNSGSLRTLQVGLLNFTGQFGSVQYGPLFAAICLNVIGILVIYLFLNKQVQKGLTAGAVKG; translated from the coding sequence ATGTCCCCACGACGACTGGTCGGCCGCATCGTCAGCGGCGCCCTCGTCGCCTTCCTGCTCGTCATCGTCGTCGGACCGCTGATCTGGATGGTCCTCGGCTCCTTCAAGACCCAGACCGAGTTCCTCGAGAACCCCGTCTGGATGCTGCCGCAGCAATGGAACCTCGACAACTACGTCTTCGCCTGGACGACGGGCAACTTCGCGCAGTACGCGTTCAACTCCGTCGTCACCGTGATCCCGTCGCTGTTCCTCGTCCTGCTCCTCGGCTCGATGGCCGGGTTCGCCCTCGAGGTCCTCGTCTGGAAGGGCCGCGGCGCCATCCTGCTCACGTTCCTCGCCGGCATCATGGTCCCCACGCAGATGATCCTGCTGCCGCTGTTCGCGGCGTACTTCCGCACCGGGCTCACGGGCACGCTCTGGCCGCTGATCATCACCTACACGGCGACGAGCCTGCCGCTCACGGTGTTCCTCATGGCGACCTTCTTCCGCGCCGTGCCGCGCGAGGTGTTCGAGGCCGCGACCCTCGACGGCGCCAGCATCATCCGCTCGTTCTTCCTGGTCGGCCTGCCCATGGTGCGGAACGCGCTCTTCACGGTCGGCCTCGTGCAGTTCTTCATGCTCTGGAACGACCTCCTCATCGCCCTCACCTTCACCAACTCCGGCTCCCTGCGCACCCTGCAGGTCGGTCTCCTCAACTTCACCGGCCAGTTCGGCTCGGTGCAGTACGGCCCGCTCTTCGCGGCCATCTGCCTCAACGTGATCGGAATCCTCGTGATCTACCTCTTCCTGAACAAGCAGGTCCAGAAGGGCCTGACGGCCGGCGCGGTCAAGGGCTGA
- a CDS encoding carbohydrate ABC transporter permease produces the protein MNPLLGDRRSTLILVGPALLIYSVVMLVPIIVSIGYTFTSGNAIIGFQFSGIENYAELLSDTRVRDALLLTIRYAIVMTVLQVGFGYLLALTYVFILRKWSSSVRTLVFFPVVLPTVAVALLFQQMFAIAPQNGLVNTFLEAIGLSSTDWFGDGGTAFLVIIVMDVWRSMGFYGVLLYAGLLDIPDEIFESARLDGASGFGLVRRIVLPLSLPVLISSLIFSINGTLKVFDSILALTNGGPGTSTSPLTIYMFDTAFRYGQYGYGSTVAFLLTIVSLAVTVVIFRANRRDATKG, from the coding sequence ATGAACCCCCTCCTCGGAGACCGGCGATCGACCCTGATCCTCGTCGGACCCGCCCTGCTGATCTACAGCGTGGTGATGCTCGTCCCGATCATCGTCTCGATCGGGTACACCTTCACCTCCGGCAACGCCATCATCGGCTTCCAGTTCTCCGGCATCGAGAACTACGCCGAGCTCCTCTCCGACACCCGGGTCAGGGACGCCCTCCTGCTGACCATCCGCTACGCGATCGTGATGACCGTGCTCCAGGTCGGCTTCGGGTACCTCCTCGCGCTCACCTACGTCTTCATCCTCCGCAAGTGGTCGAGCTCGGTGCGCACGCTCGTGTTCTTCCCCGTCGTCCTGCCCACCGTCGCCGTCGCCCTGCTCTTCCAGCAGATGTTCGCCATCGCCCCGCAGAACGGCCTCGTCAACACGTTCCTCGAGGCCATCGGCCTGTCCTCCACCGACTGGTTCGGCGACGGCGGCACCGCGTTCCTCGTCATCATCGTCATGGACGTGTGGCGATCGATGGGCTTCTACGGAGTGCTCCTCTACGCCGGCCTCCTCGACATCCCCGACGAGATCTTCGAGTCCGCGCGCCTCGACGGCGCCTCCGGCTTCGGCCTCGTCCGGCGCATCGTCCTGCCGCTCTCGCTGCCCGTGCTGATCTCCTCGCTGATCTTCTCCATCAACGGGACGCTGAAGGTCTTCGACAGCATCCTCGCGCTGACCAACGGCGGCCCCGGCACCTCGACCAGCCCGCTGACGATCTACATGTTCGACACCGCCTTCCGCTACGGGCAGTACGGCTACGGATCCACGGTCGCCTTCCTCCTCACGATCGTCTCGCTCGCCGTGACGGTCGTCATCTTCCGCGCCAACCGACGCGACGCCACGAAGGGCTGA
- a CDS encoding ABC transporter substrate-binding protein, which produces MSACAGGGGGAAPTEFTVLGNVENEVVPKTLQTLAEGACKTEQAAMPLKVDTVPQTNLNQQVQLLAGQGGLPVMYAVDTSELTLQLKEAGSGADFSTLFDELGVSDKIEPAARSTVESLYDGDFVVLPTEYNIEGVWYNKAQFQEKGVAVPETWDDLKAAAAAFEAAGVVPFSASGEQGWPLTRLIGNYIERDLGPDALQKVKDGDAKLTDPEYVAAAQEVADLGAAGYFGEGVGSIDYDTSLNQFLNGSSPMIYMGSWLLSNIADPEANKIGEDNVGFMPFPDVDGGSGDSSQLVANVGLPFTINESALNDDSKAWVKCITENYGTVALQDSSRISGFTVEGDVETSPLTTEVRDLISSTDTTVPWFEAYFSAQATTTSQQNAAQLVTGAITAEQFMTLVQGDLD; this is translated from the coding sequence TTGTCCGCGTGCGCCGGCGGCGGAGGGGGCGCTGCCCCCACGGAGTTCACCGTCCTCGGCAACGTCGAGAACGAGGTCGTACCTAAAACCCTTCAAACGCTCGCCGAGGGTGCGTGCAAGACCGAGCAGGCGGCCATGCCGCTCAAGGTCGACACCGTGCCGCAGACGAACCTCAACCAGCAGGTCCAGCTCCTCGCCGGTCAGGGCGGCCTCCCCGTCATGTACGCCGTCGACACCAGCGAGCTCACCCTGCAGCTGAAGGAAGCCGGCAGCGGCGCCGACTTCAGCACCCTGTTCGACGAGCTCGGCGTCTCCGACAAGATCGAGCCCGCGGCGCGCTCCACCGTCGAGTCGCTCTACGACGGCGACTTCGTGGTCCTCCCCACCGAGTACAACATCGAGGGCGTCTGGTACAACAAGGCGCAGTTCCAGGAGAAGGGCGTCGCGGTCCCGGAGACCTGGGACGACCTGAAGGCAGCCGCGGCCGCCTTCGAGGCCGCCGGCGTCGTGCCGTTCTCGGCCAGCGGCGAACAGGGCTGGCCCCTCACCCGCCTCATCGGCAACTACATCGAGCGCGACCTCGGTCCCGATGCGCTGCAGAAGGTCAAGGACGGCGACGCGAAGCTGACCGACCCCGAGTACGTCGCCGCCGCTCAGGAGGTCGCGGACCTCGGCGCCGCCGGCTACTTCGGCGAGGGAGTCGGATCCATCGACTACGACACCTCGCTCAACCAGTTCCTCAACGGCAGCTCGCCCATGATCTACATGGGCAGCTGGTTGCTGAGCAACATCGCGGATCCGGAGGCCAACAAGATCGGCGAGGACAACGTCGGGTTCATGCCGTTCCCCGACGTCGACGGCGGCTCCGGCGACAGCAGCCAGCTCGTCGCCAACGTGGGTCTGCCCTTCACCATCAACGAGTCCGCGCTGAACGACGACAGCAAGGCCTGGGTGAAGTGCATCACCGAGAACTACGGCACGGTCGCTCTGCAGGACAGCAGCCGCATCTCCGGCTTCACCGTCGAGGGCGACGTCGAGACGTCGCCGCTCACCACCGAGGTGCGCGACCTCATCTCCTCCACGGACACCACCGTCCCGTGGTTCGAGGCGTACTTCTCCGCTCAGGCGACCACCACGTCGCAGCAGAACGCCGCCCAGCTCGTGACGGGTGCCATCACCGCTGAGCAGTTCATGACCCTCGTCCAGGGCGACCTGGACTGA
- a CDS encoding LacI family DNA-binding transcriptional regulator — translation MTASPTTPPRRAPLMSDVAKLAGVSIGTVSNVLNSPTAVRASTRERVLDAISTLGFVPNSTARSLAVGRGTAIGFIAVDLGNSYFLDISRGIEQEADALGRRVLLANSDVDLGKQTAHLELFEQARAAGIVLAPFDGPLDEVRTLRRRGTRVVFVNWPGVDGESCGVVVDEVLGGELSAQHLIDQGRTRLAFIGGPFSLTAVRDRFEGASRAVRAAAGVTLELITTTKLTVPPGIAIGRELAARPPSARPDGIVSASDALAAGIVQSMVVEGVRVPEDVAIVGYDDNHFADSTLLPLSTVGQPGVEMGHRAMRLLAEEITAPTEHVHETVTLSPRLIVRASSASA, via the coding sequence ATGACGGCTTCCCCGACGACTCCCCCGCGCCGTGCGCCGCTGATGTCGGATGTGGCGAAGCTCGCGGGAGTCTCCATCGGGACGGTCTCCAACGTGCTGAACAGCCCGACGGCCGTCCGCGCGAGCACCCGGGAGAGGGTCCTCGACGCGATCTCGACCCTCGGCTTCGTCCCGAACAGCACCGCGCGCAGCCTCGCGGTGGGGCGCGGGACCGCGATCGGCTTCATCGCGGTCGACCTCGGGAACTCCTACTTCCTCGACATCTCCCGCGGCATCGAGCAGGAGGCCGACGCGCTCGGGCGGCGCGTGCTGCTCGCCAACTCGGACGTGGATCTCGGCAAGCAGACGGCGCACCTCGAGCTGTTCGAGCAGGCGCGCGCCGCGGGCATCGTCCTGGCCCCGTTCGACGGCCCCCTGGACGAGGTCCGCACGCTGCGGCGCCGGGGGACCAGGGTCGTCTTCGTCAACTGGCCCGGCGTCGACGGGGAGAGCTGCGGCGTCGTCGTCGACGAGGTCCTGGGGGGCGAGCTCTCCGCGCAGCACCTGATCGACCAGGGCCGGACCCGGCTGGCCTTCATCGGCGGCCCCTTCAGCCTCACCGCCGTGCGGGACCGGTTCGAGGGGGCGTCGCGTGCGGTCCGCGCAGCCGCCGGCGTGACCCTGGAGCTCATCACCACGACCAAGCTCACCGTGCCGCCGGGGATCGCCATCGGCCGGGAGCTCGCGGCGCGGCCGCCGTCCGCGCGCCCCGACGGGATCGTCTCCGCGTCGGACGCCCTGGCCGCCGGGATCGTGCAGTCCATGGTCGTCGAGGGCGTCCGCGTCCCCGAGGACGTGGCGATCGTCGGCTACGACGACAACCACTTCGCGGACAGCACGCTGCTCCCGCTCTCCACCGTGGGGCAGCCGGGCGTCGAGATGGGACACCGGGCCATGCGCCTGCTGGCCGAGGAGATCACCGCGCCGACGGAGCACGTCCACGAGACGGTGACGCTCTCGCCGCGTCTCATCGTCCGCGCCAGCAGCGCCTCCGCCTGA